Genomic window (Bradyrhizobium sp. 186):
CACGGCGGCGACGCAAGGGCTGGGCGCAGGCTCGCAGCCGGTCGTCGGCGCGGCCGCGGCCGAAGAGGTGATGGACGAGCTCCGCGACCATCTCTCCGGCGCCAACATGGTGTTCGTCACCGCCGGCATGGGCGGCGGCACCGGAACCGGTGCTGCTCCCGTGATCGCCAAGATCGCGCGCGAGATGGGCATCCTCACCGTGGGCGTGGTCACCAAGCCATTCCACTTCGAGGGCGGCCGCCGCATGCGCACCGCTGAAGCCGGCATCAACGAGCTTCACAAGGTGGTCGATACGCTCCTGATCATCCCGAACCAGAACCTGTTCCGGGTCGCCAACGAAAAGACCACCTTCGCCGACGCCTTCGCGATGGCCGACCAGGTGCTCTACTCCGGAGTTGCCTGCATCACCGACCTGATGGTCAAGGAAGGCCTGATCAACCTCGACTTCGCCGACGTTCGCGCCGTCATGCGCGAGATGGGCAAGGCGATGATGGGCACGGGCGAGGCCTCCGGCGACAAGCGCGCGCTGACCGCCGCTGAAGCCGCGATCGCCAACCCGTTGATCGACGACTCATCGATGAAGGGTGCCAAGGGCCTCCTGATCTCGATCACCGGCGGCAAGGATCTCACCCTGTTCGAGGTCGACGAAGCCGCGACCCGCATCCGCGAGGAAGTCGACCAGGACGCCAACATCATCGTCGGCGCGACCTTCGACGAAGCGCTTGACGGCCTGATCCGCGTCTCGGTCGTCGCCACCGGCATCGAGCAGGCGGCGATCGCCCGCAACAGCCAGGCCACCAGCTCTCCGGTTGCGAACCCGGCACCCCAGGCTCAGCAGGCTCCGGCCGCGGTCGCCGAGAGCCGTCTCGCCGACCTGACTGCACGGCTCCGCGCCGACAATCAGCGTATGGCCGAGCGCGCCCAGAAGCTGGAAGGGCAGAATCCGGCGGCCACACCGGGCTCGTTCGCTGCCGCTCCTATGGCTCCGCGTCCCAATGTCGAGCGTGCGGCGCTCGCCGCCATTGCCGCCGCCGTTGCGGAAGTCCCGCAGGCGCCCGCGCCGATGCAGACCTATGGCGACGTCACCGTGCGCCCGATCGCGCAGAAGCCGACGCTGTTCCCGGAGCCTGAGCAGGCCCCGCTCGCGATGCATGAGCCGATGACGCCGGAAAACTTCATCCCGCCGCAGGCCGAGCGGCCGCCCGTGCGTGCGCCGCGGATGCCGCGCCTCGACGAACTGCCGATGCCGGCCCAGGCCGAGATTCGTCAGGCCCGTGGCGAGGTGGAGGACGAGACCCCGCAAAAGACCCGCCTGTCGCTGCTCCAGCGCCTCGCCAATGTCGGCCTCGGCCGTCGCGACGAGGAGAGCGAGCCGCCGATCGCGGCCCGGACTGCTGGGCCGGCGATGCCAGCGCTGCCGGAGCGCAAGCCGCAGCGGAGCGTCGCGCAGCAGATCGCAGCCAGCGAGCCGGTATCGGAGTATGCGCGTCGGCCCGCGCCGCAGGGCTTGGATATGCACGGCCGTCCCGCGCCTGTTGCCTCGGCGCCACAGGGAGACGACCATCTTGATATCCCGGCCTTCCTGCGGCGGCAGGCGACCTGAGGATTGTTACAATAAGGCAGACGAAAAAAGGTCCCGGCGGGAAGCTTGCCGGGACCTTTCCTTTGGTCCCGTGAATGTCCGGATTGCACGCTCAAGCAACTGATTTTAAATCATTAATTATGTATTCGATGGTTCAGTAAAGCTGCCGGTGGCAGCCCCAAAACTCGGCGCAATTTGGTTAAGCCTTGGCGCGAATACGGCAGAGTTGGGGTAACAATCGGTAAAAAAGCGTGAGTTGGCGCTGTTTGAGGCTGTGACTATGGTTTGCCGTGACTTGGGGATACGGAGATTCGAACGGTCGATCTCGGTCGATCAGTTCAGTCCAGTATAAGTCGCAGCAGTCGTAGTGGGGCGGTTCCTGATGAAATTTAGCCGGCAAACAACGCTTCGTGCGCAAGCCACCGTGGCCGGCGTCGGCGTTCATTCCGGTCTTCCCGTCACTCTCACCCTTGGACCTGCGCCTATCGATGCAGGTTTTATTTTTGTCCGCACCGGCCTTGAGGGAAGTGACCGCGAATTTCAGGCGACGGCCGAGCAGGTGATCGCGACCGAGTTTGCGACCGTCCTTGGTGATCGCGACGGCCCGCTGGTCTCCACTGCCGAGCATGTGCTTGCTGCACTGCGGGGCATGGGTGTCGACAACGCCGTCATTGAAATCGATGGCCCTGAAGTGCCGATCATGGATGGCAGCGCCGCGGCCTTCATTGCGGCGATCGACCAGGCCGGCATCGTCACTCAATCGGCGCAGCGCCGCTTCATCCAGGTTTTGAAGCCGGTCTCGGTCAAGGTCGGTGCCTCCTTTGGCGAGATCCGCCCCTATGCCAGCGGGTTCCGCGCCGAGGTCGAGATCGACTTCACCAATCCCGTGATCGGCCAGCAGAGCTACACCTTTGACCTGAGCCCGGAACGCTTCCGCCGTGAAGTCGGCCGTGCCCGGACCTTCGGTCTGATGAGCGATGTCGCCCGGCTCTGGAGCGCGGGCTATGCGCTCGGCGCCTCATTCGACA
Coding sequences:
- the lpxC gene encoding UDP-3-O-acyl-N-acetylglucosamine deacetylase: MKFSRQTTLRAQATVAGVGVHSGLPVTLTLGPAPIDAGFIFVRTGLEGSDREFQATAEQVIATEFATVLGDRDGPLVSTAEHVLAALRGMGVDNAVIEIDGPEVPIMDGSAAAFIAAIDQAGIVTQSAQRRFIQVLKPVSVKVGASFGEIRPYASGFRAEVEIDFTNPVIGQQSYTFDLSPERFRREVGRARTFGLMSDVARLWSAGYALGASFDNTVVFDDERLLNTEGLRYADECARHKVLDVIGDLALAGLPLLGAYRSVRGGHKLNHAVLTALLADRTAWRVVEGEVARRTTRPVVEVGSGIVGGWIAAAYGPDVS
- the ftsZ gene encoding cell division protein FtsZ — encoded protein: MTININVPDIHELKPRITVFGVGGAGGNAVNNMITAGLQGVDFVVANTDAQALTMSKAQRIVQMGTAATQGLGAGSQPVVGAAAAEEVMDELRDHLSGANMVFVTAGMGGGTGTGAAPVIAKIAREMGILTVGVVTKPFHFEGGRRMRTAEAGINELHKVVDTLLIIPNQNLFRVANEKTTFADAFAMADQVLYSGVACITDLMVKEGLINLDFADVRAVMREMGKAMMGTGEASGDKRALTAAEAAIANPLIDDSSMKGAKGLLISITGGKDLTLFEVDEAATRIREEVDQDANIIVGATFDEALDGLIRVSVVATGIEQAAIARNSQATSSPVANPAPQAQQAPAAVAESRLADLTARLRADNQRMAERAQKLEGQNPAATPGSFAAAPMAPRPNVERAALAAIAAAVAEVPQAPAPMQTYGDVTVRPIAQKPTLFPEPEQAPLAMHEPMTPENFIPPQAERPPVRAPRMPRLDELPMPAQAEIRQARGEVEDETPQKTRLSLLQRLANVGLGRRDEESEPPIAARTAGPAMPALPERKPQRSVAQQIAASEPVSEYARRPAPQGLDMHGRPAPVASAPQGDDHLDIPAFLRRQAT